A genomic segment from Corythoichthys intestinalis isolate RoL2023-P3 chromosome 2, ASM3026506v1, whole genome shotgun sequence encodes:
- the ttll10 gene encoding protein polyglycylase TTLL10 — MPSNCLEEIWVIFKGGCSTQAGDEMSSECLPEPCNKVQNDDSKEEEDNQTGVVPLSPVCDAIGVKTAEDGLMKVQMEEKPSADDTMRCIKVASKKKRQGRGSDASCTFRYCKCLPKMCFHQASKRGQHVKEPRGSGPFFYFGGANGAEIVSAYCEKRGWKRIFNKHREDFKLKWCETKSPRTYLNFREGKQLVYQIPNNKVLTTKIGLLSSLREYERVSSKVNHGRALRKLKMKEFIPTTFRMDVKEERESFFAQQEGMNNNYSEMWICKPTGLNQGRGIFLLRSAEDVAALKLKLQHKGELHGNKKMLHRQPQAYVVQHYIQQPLLLRGKKFDVRSYLLIACTSPYMVFFRHGYVRLTCDHYDPKSHNLSAHLTNQYMQKKNPLYSLVKEDTVWSMESFNAYVNERFQIADDLPRDWVLGPFTRCMQQIMTQCFLAVKPKLDRKLGFFDLIGCDFMVDQDFKVWLLEMNCNPALQVNCEVLKEVIPNTIAETLDLTLEIFNKCRLRQQILPLACQRDFVLLYNGLHSSESNNTENGHKFIKKKEEDKKREARL, encoded by the exons cTGGAGATGAAATGTCATCTGAGTGCTTACCGGAGCCCTGCAACAAGGTCCAGAATGATGACAGCAAAGAGGAAGAGGACAACCAGACGGGAGTAGTACCGTTATCTCCCGTGTGTGATGCCATCGGGGTTAAAACAGCAGAAGATGGACTGATGAAGGTCCAGATGGAGGAGAAGCCGTCTGCTGATGACACAATGAGATGTATTAAGGTGGCTTCCAAAAAGAAGAGACAGGGCAGAGGCTCAG ATGCCAGTTGCACCTTTCGTTACTGCAAGTGTTTACCCAAAATGTGCTTCCATCAAGCCAGTAAAAGGGGACAGCATGTCAAGGAGCCCCGAGGTTCTGGGCCTTTCTTTTATTTTGGAGGAGCCAATGGGGCTGAAAT AGTGAGCGCTTACTGTGAGAAAAGGGGATGGAAGAGGATATTCAACAAGCACAGGGAGGACTTCAAACTGAAGTGGTGCGAGACCAAATCTCCACGCACCTACCTCAACTTTAGAGAAG GAAAACAACTTGTGTATCAAATCCCCAACAACAAGGTTCTCACTACAAAGATCGGCTTGCTCAGCAGTTTGAGGGAGTATGAGCGAGTCAGCAGCAAAGTCAACCATGGTCGAGCACTCAG GAAGCTGAAAATGAAGGAGTTTATTCCTACAACCTTCCGTATGGACGTGAAAGAAGAGCGAGAGAGTTTCTTTGCTCAGCAGGAAG GTATGAACAACAATTACAGTGAAATGTGGATATGCAAGCCCACGGGTCTGAACCAGGGCAGAGGGATCTTTTTGCTCAGGAGTGCGGAGGATGTTGCTGCTTTAAAGCTGAAACTGCAACACAAGGGCGAGCTGCACGGCAACAAGAAGATGCTTCACCGCCAGCCTCAGGCTTACGTCGTCCAACA TTACATCCAGCAGCCGCTACTGTTAAGAGGGAAGAAGTTTGACGTGCGTTCCTATCTCCTTATTGCCTGCACGTCACCTTACATGGTCTTCTTTCGCCACGGATACGTCCGGCTCACCTGTGACCATTATGACCCCAAGTCCCACAATCTCTCGGCCCATCTGACCAATCAG TACATGCAAAAGAAGAACCCCCTGTACAGCCTTGTAAAGGAGGATACCGTGTGGTCCATGGAGAGCTTCAACGCCTATGTAAACGAGCGCTTTCAGATAGCCGATGATCTACCGAGGGACTGGGTGCTGGGCCCTTTCACA CGTTGCATGCAGCAGATAATGACACAATGTTTCCTTGCTGTTAAACCCAAGCTGGATCGCAAGCTGGGTTTTTTCGACCTGATTGGCTGTGACTTTATGGTGGACCAGGACTTTAAG GTGTGGCTTTTGGAGATGAACTGTAATCCAGCTCTCCAAGTCAACTGTGAGGTGCTGAAGGAGGTGATACCCAATACTATAGCGGAGACATTGG ATTTAACTCTTGAAATCTTCAACAAGTGCCGTCTGAGACAACAGATCTTGCCTTTGGCCTGTCAGAGGGACTTTGTGCTCTTGTACAATGGACTCCATAGCTCTGAATCCAATAACACAGAAAATGGACACAAATTCatcaaaaagaaagaagaagatAAAAAAAGAGAAGCAAGATTATAA